A genomic region of Dickeya solani IPO 2222 contains the following coding sequences:
- a CDS encoding aminotransferase class V-fold PLP-dependent enzyme, whose translation MAITLPEALIPADPRFGCGPSLIQLDDLTQLKDKGPHLLGTSHRKEPVRALCREIQQGLRDYLSVPDDYSIVLGNGGATALFDMVGLGLVRKRIVHHTCGEFSDKWFKASRRIPWIQADSVAVGYGQANTAFVTEGADVVACTLNETSTGVMNTRLPEVGEDCLLAVDATSGAGQIACDLSRVDVFFFSPQKVFASEGGLFVAILSPKAKARIAEIAADPSRYIPAFADWRLALSNSEQQQTYNTPAVVTLFLFAEQVKRMNALGFAEVERQAAAKAALLYQWAADRDYLSAYVTEPAFRSTTVAAIDVADTISVDKLTRYLDEQGLAHGIEGYRALGRNQLRIALFHNIAFDDLKTLTALIDFLVASGEFAA comes from the coding sequence GTGGCGATAACCCTTCCTGAAGCACTGATTCCGGCCGACCCCCGTTTTGGCTGCGGCCCGTCGCTGATTCAGCTTGATGACCTGACGCAACTGAAAGATAAAGGGCCGCACCTGCTGGGCACCAGCCACCGCAAAGAGCCGGTGCGCGCGCTGTGCCGCGAAATTCAGCAAGGCCTGCGGGATTACCTGTCGGTGCCGGACGACTACAGCATCGTGCTGGGCAACGGCGGCGCCACCGCGCTGTTCGACATGGTCGGCCTCGGGCTGGTCAGAAAGCGCATCGTCCACCACACCTGCGGCGAGTTCTCCGATAAGTGGTTCAAAGCCTCGCGCCGGATTCCGTGGATTCAGGCGGACAGCGTCGCGGTGGGATACGGTCAGGCCAACACGGCTTTTGTGACGGAAGGCGCAGACGTGGTGGCCTGCACGCTGAACGAAACCTCCACCGGGGTGATGAACACCCGTTTACCCGAGGTCGGCGAGGATTGCCTGCTGGCGGTAGACGCCACCAGCGGCGCAGGGCAAATCGCCTGCGACCTGTCCCGCGTGGATGTGTTCTTCTTCTCGCCGCAAAAGGTGTTCGCCAGCGAAGGCGGATTGTTTGTCGCGATTTTGTCGCCGAAAGCCAAAGCGCGGATCGCCGAGATCGCCGCCGATCCCAGCCGCTATATCCCGGCATTCGCCGACTGGCGGCTGGCGCTGAGCAACAGCGAACAGCAGCAGACTTACAATACTCCGGCGGTAGTGACGCTGTTCCTGTTCGCCGAACAGGTCAAACGCATGAACGCGCTGGGCTTCGCCGAGGTGGAACGTCAGGCCGCCGCCAAAGCGGCGCTGCTGTACCAGTGGGCCGCCGACCGGGATTACCTGTCCGCCTATGTGACCGAACCGGCGTTTCGCTCCACCACCGTCGCCGCCATCGACGTGGCGGATACGATTTCCGTGGATAAACTGACCCGCTATCTGGACGAACAAGGGCTGGCGCACGGCATCGAAGGTTACCGGGCGCTGGGGCGCAATCAGTTACGCATCGCGCTGTTTCACAACATTGCCTTTGACGACCTGAAAACGCTGACCGCGTTGATCGATTTTCTGGTCGCCAGCGGCGAATTCGCCGCCTGA
- a CDS encoding PAS domain-containing protein produces the protein MTPTLQQFLTAVGDAVVICDADGLITAWNPAAERLFGFTQSEALGASLDIIIPERQRQRHWSGYHQTMQSGLTRYGTSLLRVPALTRDGNTISIAFTVALLPAQAGRPVSIVAIIRDDTARFNEERALRQHLAEAEQRATPPSSSSG, from the coding sequence ATGACGCCCACACTACAGCAGTTCCTTACCGCAGTAGGAGATGCCGTGGTTATTTGTGATGCCGACGGTCTCATCACTGCCTGGAATCCCGCAGCCGAACGCTTGTTCGGCTTCACCCAGAGCGAGGCGTTGGGTGCCTCGCTCGACATCATCATTCCTGAGCGGCAACGCCAGCGGCACTGGTCCGGCTATCACCAGACCATGCAAAGCGGCCTAACCCGATACGGTACCTCGCTACTTCGCGTCCCGGCTCTGACGCGTGACGGCAATACGATTTCCATCGCCTTCACCGTAGCACTGCTACCAGCGCAAGCCGGGCGGCCCGTCTCCATCGTCGCCATCATCCGCGACGACACGGCACGCTTCAACGAAGAACGCGCATTGCGCCAGCACCTGGCTGAGGCAGAACAGCGGGCAACACCGCCGTCATCATCAAGCGGCTGA
- a CDS encoding 2OG-Fe dioxygenase family protein → MNADRTNADGIVEQLARQDYCHCAASQEWIAVEPEEEKSFKAYWDNLAEDENFKNYTCRERRILRFFHQPGRPLQLNADADYRSTVKYDIDYKPGPNHLQYAEEGFIHHPLLQRIVATDIAMMRPWMAADRQYAIDIHQFRVKAKKGNSSPTTSGIHQDGMAWICMHFIQSVDTQPVVSEIFTSAQETSPPLLATAMSRFLETLIVNDKKLYHRAGSVRPAATAESAYRDLLLVTFRPA, encoded by the coding sequence ATGAATGCAGACAGGACTAATGCCGACGGAATTGTTGAGCAACTGGCGCGGCAGGATTATTGCCATTGCGCCGCCAGCCAGGAATGGATTGCCGTGGAACCGGAGGAAGAAAAGAGCTTCAAAGCCTATTGGGATAATCTGGCCGAGGATGAAAACTTCAAAAACTACACCTGCCGCGAGCGGCGGATTCTGCGGTTTTTCCACCAGCCCGGCCGACCGCTGCAACTGAACGCCGACGCGGATTATCGCTCCACGGTGAAATACGACATCGACTACAAACCGGGGCCGAATCATTTGCAGTATGCCGAAGAGGGGTTTATCCACCATCCGCTGTTACAGCGCATTGTGGCGACGGATATCGCGATGATGCGCCCCTGGATGGCGGCCGATCGGCAGTATGCGATCGATATTCATCAGTTTCGGGTCAAGGCGAAAAAAGGCAACAGCAGCCCAACCACCTCCGGCATTCATCAGGACGGCATGGCGTGGATTTGCATGCATTTTATTCAGAGCGTGGACACGCAGCCGGTGGTATCTGAAATTTTCACCTCGGCGCAGGAAACGTCTCCACCGTTGCTGGCAACGGCGATGAGCCGGTTTCTGGAGACGCTGATTGTGAATGACAAAAAGCTGTACCATCGCGCCGGGTCGGTTCGCCCGGCGGCGACCGCGGAATCCGCCTATCGGGATTTGCTGCTGGTGACGTTTCGGCCGGCGTAG
- the frc gene encoding formyl-CoA transferase, whose amino-acid sequence MSKALDGIRIIDFTHVQSGPSCTQLLAWMGADVIKIERVGEGDATRKQLRDIPGVDSLYFTMLNHNKRAVTLNTKTPEGLQIVDSLIQRCDVLVENFAPGALERMGLTWEHIHAVNPRLILASVKGFGPGRYEDCKSYENVAQCAGGAASTTGFNDGPPVVTSAQIGDSGSGLHLALGIVSALFQRHTSGRGQKVSVSMQDAVLNLCRVKLRDQQRLERTGVLEEYPQFPDGRFGEAVPRAGNASGGGQPGSILKCKGWETDHNAYLYLIAQAAVWPAICNLIGENGWIEDACFNTPAARLPRLKAIFQRIEQWTMTKSKFEVMEILNHYDIPCGPVLSMKEIARDDALHASGTIVEVDHPTRGRYTTVGMPIKMSDSPVDITRSPLYGEHTEEVLRELGYDSEAVAALRNRNVI is encoded by the coding sequence ATGAGCAAAGCACTAGACGGGATCAGAATTATCGATTTTACCCATGTGCAATCTGGCCCAAGCTGTACCCAGTTGCTCGCCTGGATGGGCGCAGACGTTATCAAGATAGAGCGCGTCGGCGAGGGTGACGCGACACGCAAGCAATTACGCGACATTCCCGGCGTGGACAGTTTGTATTTTACCATGCTGAATCACAACAAACGCGCCGTGACACTCAACACCAAAACGCCCGAAGGCCTGCAGATCGTAGATAGCCTGATCCAACGCTGTGACGTACTGGTGGAGAATTTTGCTCCCGGCGCGCTGGAGCGCATGGGCCTGACCTGGGAACACATCCATGCCGTCAATCCACGGCTGATCCTCGCCTCGGTCAAAGGCTTTGGCCCCGGTCGCTACGAGGACTGCAAATCCTATGAAAACGTGGCGCAATGCGCTGGCGGCGCAGCATCAACCACCGGCTTCAACGATGGGCCACCCGTTGTCACTAGCGCACAGATCGGCGATTCAGGCTCAGGTTTGCACCTCGCGCTTGGCATTGTTTCCGCACTTTTCCAGCGTCACACCTCCGGACGCGGACAAAAAGTCTCGGTATCAATGCAAGATGCCGTGCTCAATCTATGCCGGGTCAAACTGCGTGACCAACAACGACTGGAACGTACCGGCGTATTGGAAGAATATCCACAATTCCCGGATGGTCGCTTTGGCGAGGCGGTGCCTCGTGCAGGCAATGCTTCTGGCGGGGGGCAACCGGGGTCTATCCTCAAATGCAAGGGGTGGGAAACCGACCACAACGCCTACCTCTATCTCATCGCTCAGGCGGCGGTTTGGCCGGCGATATGCAACCTGATCGGCGAAAATGGCTGGATCGAGGACGCGTGTTTCAACACGCCCGCCGCCCGCCTGCCAAGATTAAAAGCGATCTTCCAGCGTATCGAACAGTGGACGATGACCAAGAGTAAGTTCGAGGTGATGGAAATTCTCAACCACTATGACATCCCCTGCGGCCCGGTTCTTTCAATGAAAGAGATCGCCAGAGATGATGCCCTGCACGCCAGCGGCACTATCGTCGAGGTCGATCATCCAACGCGTGGCAGGTACACCACCGTTGGCATGCCGATAAAAATGTCCGATAGCCCGGTGGATATCACCCGCTCCCCTTTGTACGGCGAGCATACCGAAGAGGTGCTGCGCGAACTGGGTTATGACAGCGAAGCGGTAGCGGCCCTGCGCAACAGGAATGTCATTTGA
- a CDS encoding Lrp/AsnC family transcriptional regulator yields MKIDRIDAQILNELQQDARLKTTELAERVCLSATPCTRRLKQLEDAGMIDRYVTLLDQEKAGFPVNAYISLTLEPKSEATFRRFEQQIATFDEVMECHLMSGSHDFMLRVVAASLSDFEKFLQKKLIKIEGLRDVQSSFSLRRLIHKTALPVKATA; encoded by the coding sequence ATGAAGATCGACCGTATCGACGCGCAGATTTTGAATGAGCTACAACAGGATGCGCGGTTGAAAACCACCGAGCTGGCCGAACGGGTGTGCCTGTCGGCCACGCCCTGCACCCGGCGGCTGAAACAGCTGGAAGACGCGGGCATGATCGACCGCTACGTGACGCTGCTGGATCAGGAAAAGGCTGGATTTCCGGTGAACGCTTACATTTCACTGACGCTGGAGCCGAAGTCGGAAGCCACCTTCCGCAGGTTTGAACAGCAGATCGCCACCTTTGACGAGGTGATGGAGTGCCACCTGATGTCCGGCAGTCACGATTTCATGCTGCGGGTGGTGGCCGCCAGCCTGTCGGATTTCGAGAAGTTTTTGCAGAAGAAACTGATCAAAATCGAAGGACTGCGTGATGTGCAGTCCTCGTTTTCACTGCGGCGGCTGATCCACAAAACCGCGCTGCCGGTTAAGGCGACGGCGTGA
- a CDS encoding KamA family radical SAM protein, giving the protein MDISVTELALFPAEERSRWTDWRWQQKNAIRDEPALRSACGGWSEEVAQHIANNLKDRKMQITPYYANLIRQAAYTDIVDNPLWRQVVPFWHDDGVTGYDGESENWELSHEMKTPICQHKYDNRVILRMVNTCNSYCQFCFEALRTLKVDSEKENAGRKAFQDSLDYIRQTPAVEEVILSGGDPMMLTDAKLDECLGAIRNIRDSLLIRIHSRSLTFNPYRITDTLLDILRRHRVNAFGVHVCHPLELSDTFRDAVKRIQQVVPIVFSNMPLLRGVNDNEETLRHLFIELYRMGVKPYYLYHFMPFSPGASEYKASIRDAIAIMNRLKRRVSNIALPEYVLPHAKGKFTVPLLSGVEEMPQFEDIDGRRFYRFTNWQGDVCRWQDS; this is encoded by the coding sequence ATGGATATATCAGTAACCGAACTGGCGTTATTCCCGGCAGAAGAGCGTTCGCGCTGGACGGATTGGCGCTGGCAGCAGAAAAACGCGATTCGGGACGAACCGGCATTGCGGTCGGCCTGCGGCGGCTGGAGCGAGGAAGTGGCGCAGCATATCGCCAATAATCTCAAAGACCGCAAAATGCAGATCACGCCGTATTATGCCAACCTGATACGACAGGCTGCGTACACGGATATCGTCGATAATCCGCTGTGGCGTCAGGTGGTACCGTTTTGGCACGATGACGGCGTGACCGGTTACGATGGCGAATCAGAAAACTGGGAATTGTCGCATGAAATGAAAACGCCGATTTGTCAGCACAAATATGACAATCGGGTTATTTTACGCATGGTCAATACCTGTAATTCCTACTGTCAGTTCTGCTTTGAAGCACTGCGAACGTTAAAGGTTGATTCGGAAAAAGAAAATGCCGGGAGAAAAGCCTTTCAGGACTCGCTGGATTATATTCGTCAGACCCCCGCGGTGGAGGAAGTTATTCTCAGCGGCGGCGATCCGATGATGCTGACGGACGCCAAACTGGATGAGTGTCTGGGCGCGATCCGTAATATCCGCGACTCCCTGTTGATTCGTATTCATTCCCGTTCGCTGACCTTTAATCCCTACCGTATTACCGATACGCTGCTGGATATTCTCCGGCGGCACCGCGTCAACGCCTTCGGGGTTCATGTTTGTCATCCGTTGGAATTGAGCGACACCTTCCGCGACGCGGTAAAACGTATTCAGCAGGTGGTGCCGATTGTGTTTTCCAATATGCCGCTGCTGCGCGGCGTGAATGACAACGAGGAAACGCTCAGACATCTGTTTATCGAATTATACCGCATGGGGGTCAAACCCTATTATTTATACCATTTTATGCCGTTTTCGCCGGGCGCTTCGGAATACAAGGCATCGATTCGCGACGCCATCGCCATCATGAATCGGCTGAAACGCCGGGTATCCAATATTGCGTTGCCGGAATACGTGTTGCCCCACGCCAAAGGGAAATTCACCGTCCCGTTGCTCAGCGGCGTGGAAGAGATGCCGCAGTTTGAAGACATCGACGGAAGGCGTTTTTACCGTTTCACCAACTGGCAGGGCGATGTGTGCCGCTGGCAGGATAGCTAA
- a CDS encoding YitT family protein, translating to MLKESVALAKAAETGRKPGLAHTLKDDVYGLMLGVMFIAIGLNLLKLSGMITGGIAGIALLLSYFIPLSIGVLFILANIPFMIFCYFSMGRAFTLKTLIVNIALSAATQAVPGLLTINYIHPLFSALVGGTFLGMGILSLARHNASVGGTGVVTLWLYKRFNINAGKSQMLLDVLVFAVSIFTMPVHLLLWSALSALAMNAMLMNWHKPGRYQGG from the coding sequence ATGCTAAAAGAGTCTGTCGCGCTAGCCAAGGCAGCGGAAACCGGCCGGAAACCGGGGCTGGCTCACACCCTGAAAGACGACGTGTACGGCCTGATGCTGGGGGTGATGTTTATTGCGATCGGCCTGAATTTGCTCAAACTCTCAGGCATGATCACCGGCGGGATTGCCGGCATCGCTTTACTGCTCTCCTACTTTATTCCGCTGTCGATCGGCGTGCTGTTTATCCTCGCCAATATCCCGTTCATGATTTTCTGCTACTTCAGCATGGGGCGCGCCTTTACGCTGAAAACGCTGATCGTCAATATCGCCCTGAGCGCCGCCACCCAGGCGGTGCCCGGCCTGTTGACCATCAACTATATCCACCCACTGTTTTCCGCGCTGGTGGGCGGCACCTTTCTCGGCATGGGCATTCTCTCGCTGGCGCGCCACAATGCGTCGGTCGGCGGCACCGGCGTCGTCACCCTGTGGCTCTACAAACGCTTCAATATCAATGCCGGCAAAAGCCAGATGCTGCTGGATGTGCTGGTGTTCGCCGTGTCCATATTCACCATGCCCGTTCACCTGCTGCTGTGGTCGGCGCTCAGCGCGCTGGCGATGAACGCCATGCTGATGAACTGGCATAAGCCGGGGCGGTATCAAGGCGGGTAA
- the frc gene encoding formyl-CoA transferase, whose amino-acid sequence MNNKKDLPLAGVKIIDFTHVQAGPACTQMLAWFGADVIKIERPGSGDITRNQLRDIPDADALYFTMLNSNKRSLTLDTKKPEGKEVLTRLIKESDVMVENFGPGALDRMGFTWEHIQELNPRMILASVKGFSEGHHYEHLRAYENVAQCAGGAASTTGWWKGENAVPTISAAALGDSNTGMHLAIGILTAYIGRQKTGKGQKVACAMQDAVLNLCRVKMRDQLRLDNVGYLEEYPQYPHEPFSDVVPRGGNAGGGGQPGWILKCKGWETDPNAYIYFTVQDLVWTPICDAIERPEWREDPAYTTPKARQPHIMDIFGAIESFILRTGKNKFDAVEYFGKFGIPCAPVMSMKELLHDESLRKSGSIVEVPHKVRGSYWTVGCPIKFSTLKPEITASPLLGEHTDGVLAELGYSTEQIALIHAAKAV is encoded by the coding sequence ATGAATAACAAAAAAGATTTGCCTTTGGCCGGCGTCAAGATCATCGATTTCACACACGTACAGGCTGGCCCGGCCTGTACACAAATGCTGGCGTGGTTCGGTGCGGACGTAATCAAAATCGAACGTCCGGGTTCAGGCGACATCACCCGTAACCAATTACGCGACATCCCGGATGCTGACGCCCTGTATTTCACCATGCTCAACAGCAACAAGCGCTCGCTCACACTGGATACTAAAAAGCCCGAGGGCAAGGAAGTACTGACCCGGCTTATCAAAGAATCCGACGTGATGGTGGAAAACTTCGGTCCCGGCGCGCTGGATCGCATGGGGTTTACCTGGGAGCACATCCAGGAACTGAACCCCCGCATGATCCTGGCTTCTGTCAAAGGCTTCAGTGAAGGCCACCACTACGAACACCTGCGAGCCTATGAAAACGTAGCGCAATGCGCAGGCGGGGCGGCGTCAACCACTGGCTGGTGGAAGGGTGAAAATGCCGTACCGACCATTTCGGCCGCCGCATTAGGTGACAGCAATACCGGTATGCATTTGGCCATCGGTATTCTGACTGCGTACATCGGTCGTCAGAAAACCGGTAAAGGGCAGAAAGTCGCCTGCGCTATGCAGGACGCCGTGCTCAACCTCTGCCGCGTCAAAATGCGCGATCAACTGCGTCTGGATAACGTCGGCTATCTGGAAGAGTACCCGCAATATCCGCATGAGCCGTTCTCCGACGTGGTACCGCGCGGCGGTAATGCCGGCGGTGGCGGTCAGCCCGGCTGGATCCTCAAGTGTAAAGGCTGGGAGACCGACCCTAATGCCTACATCTACTTCACGGTACAGGACCTGGTATGGACGCCGATTTGCGATGCGATAGAGCGCCCGGAATGGCGGGAAGACCCGGCCTATACCACGCCGAAAGCGCGCCAGCCGCACATCATGGATATTTTCGGCGCCATCGAAAGTTTCATTCTGAGGACCGGCAAAAACAAATTCGATGCGGTGGAATACTTTGGTAAGTTCGGCATCCCCTGTGCGCCGGTGATGTCGATGAAAGAACTGCTGCACGACGAATCGCTGCGTAAGAGCGGTTCCATCGTCGAAGTGCCACACAAAGTACGCGGCAGTTACTGGACCGTCGGCTGTCCGATCAAGTTCTCGACTCTCAAACCAGAGATTACCGCCTCACCGCTGCTCGGCGAACACACCGACGGCGTACTGGCGGAACTGGGCTACTCAACAGAGCAGATTGCGCTCATTCATGCAGCCAAAGCGGTGTAA
- a CDS encoding ATP-grasp domain-containing protein codes for MKPEAILFVDVNDTAVPVYTYREPHFAAARRRGLTCLTAAWSGHRQRQRLEADSDEVFWLPALSVASLDALLRQLAERYQVRAVLCHAGHASPLGQMGCLVADLCQRHGLVYSTAQAVDRCNNKFLMRQALTRAGVRSVAYALCHDEAELQREAERVGYPLIAKPPYGAASAFIRKCLDWPQLQAYYRTFLEQYDRASVASFYGESHHFTDLDGHSHHYVPGRSVLLESYIDGVEGSVECVATAQAVFPVLINEKLLLTTQGTTVLENLLITPPVAFSNVQQQQIREYAVACLQAVGLTYAVAHVEFRMTASGPVVIEVNPRLGGLYVNAAFQDIAGLDPYDLYLSLLLAQDGVEASLRAACERAARNRQHYSMFAIYPPASGYFQGFQGLPWVERHPAVLAFGHYPVGHYVDADIEEHYLFKGWARVASAEDAQALYDTLQHHLRPMIDPLPSAVAASPAAIR; via the coding sequence ATGAAACCCGAAGCCATTTTGTTTGTGGATGTCAATGATACCGCGGTGCCGGTTTATACCTACCGCGAGCCGCACTTTGCCGCGGCGCGCCGACGGGGGCTGACGTGCCTGACGGCGGCGTGGAGCGGCCACCGGCAACGGCAGCGGCTGGAAGCGGACAGCGACGAGGTGTTCTGGTTGCCGGCGTTGTCGGTGGCGTCGCTGGATGCACTGCTGCGGCAACTGGCCGAGCGTTATCAGGTGCGGGCGGTGTTGTGTCACGCCGGTCACGCCTCGCCGCTGGGGCAGATGGGGTGTCTGGTGGCGGACCTTTGTCAGCGTCACGGCCTGGTCTACAGCACGGCGCAGGCGGTGGACCGGTGTAATAACAAGTTCCTGATGCGTCAGGCGCTGACGCGGGCTGGCGTCCGGTCCGTAGCGTATGCGCTGTGCCATGATGAAGCGGAATTACAGCGTGAGGCCGAACGGGTCGGTTACCCGCTTATCGCCAAACCGCCCTACGGGGCGGCTTCCGCCTTTATTCGCAAATGCCTCGACTGGCCGCAGTTGCAGGCGTACTACCGCACCTTTCTCGAACAGTATGACCGGGCGTCTGTCGCCAGTTTTTATGGCGAATCACACCATTTCACCGATCTTGACGGGCATTCGCACCACTATGTGCCCGGCCGCTCCGTGCTGCTGGAGTCCTATATCGACGGCGTTGAAGGCAGTGTGGAGTGTGTGGCGACAGCACAGGCGGTTTTTCCGGTGCTGATTAATGAAAAACTGCTGCTGACCACGCAGGGCACCACCGTGCTGGAAAATCTACTGATTACACCGCCGGTTGCCTTCTCCAATGTGCAGCAGCAACAGATTCGGGAATACGCCGTCGCTTGCCTGCAGGCGGTGGGGCTGACGTACGCCGTGGCGCATGTCGAGTTCCGTATGACGGCGTCGGGGCCGGTAGTCATTGAGGTCAATCCCCGGCTGGGCGGGCTGTATGTGAACGCGGCGTTTCAGGATATCGCCGGGCTGGACCCTTACGACCTGTATCTGTCGTTGTTGCTGGCGCAGGACGGGGTTGAGGCGTCGTTGCGCGCGGCCTGCGAACGCGCCGCCCGCAATCGGCAGCACTATTCGATGTTTGCGATTTATCCCCCCGCCAGCGGCTATTTCCAGGGTTTTCAAGGTCTGCCGTGGGTCGAGCGTCACCCGGCGGTACTGGCGTTTGGCCATTATCCGGTGGGGCATTACGTGGATGCCGATATCGAAGAGCATTACCTGTTCAAAGGGTGGGCCCGCGTTGCGTCGGCAGAAGACGCGCAGGCGCTGTACGACACGTTGCAGCACCACCTGCGCCCGATGATCGACCCGCTGCCGTCCGCCGTCGCCGCATCGCCCGCCGCGATACGTTAA
- a CDS encoding MFS transporter, with protein sequence MAEHHDIDMGQSRRNAGLIIAARFISDFGAFLNMVALSTYVYLLSNSVVNVSIFLACRVAGGLLASLIGTPFFRRFQGRASLVGFDLLRAALLSLLLVLPPAWQLPLLPAIALGVGVGNAMFAIGLNSQLPYWVAGSMRLTTNAWLTSVAASGAVLGSLVSGLLVAGFGYPVVFVLNVATYLAAALLILPLRMVEKPQPRTGRRDRLSEWRQLKAGLRSAPMLAGMLIVSMADTLGSAAHNVGFPVLSALISPDSASKTMGLMLALWAVGKFAGARVSGFLLRQGQRRAMERAFFIGVALMSTGFILTFQQTGLTWLLVFVVWAGIGDGVAEVSLISRAQSEPESLRLPIFSLLTLMQMTGFGIGMLVVAPFYVWWTPAAVIVLFHGLPLSMLLVVQGWAYRYGQRTQLAKGDVAKQRDA encoded by the coding sequence ATGGCTGAGCATCATGATATCGACATGGGACAATCCCGACGCAATGCCGGGCTGATCATCGCCGCGCGTTTTATTTCCGATTTCGGCGCGTTTCTGAATATGGTGGCGCTGTCCACCTACGTGTATTTGCTGAGCAACAGCGTGGTGAACGTCAGTATTTTTCTGGCCTGCCGGGTAGCGGGCGGGCTGCTGGCGAGCCTGATCGGTACGCCGTTCTTCCGCCGCTTTCAGGGGCGTGCGTCGCTGGTTGGCTTCGACCTGCTGCGGGCGGCGTTGCTTTCATTGCTGCTGGTGCTGCCGCCAGCGTGGCAGTTGCCGCTGTTGCCGGCGATCGCGCTGGGGGTGGGGGTGGGGAACGCCATGTTTGCCATTGGGCTTAATAGCCAACTGCCTTATTGGGTGGCGGGTTCAATGCGGCTGACCACCAACGCCTGGCTGACTTCGGTGGCGGCCAGCGGCGCGGTGCTGGGCAGCCTGGTGTCGGGGCTGCTGGTCGCCGGTTTCGGCTATCCGGTGGTGTTTGTGCTGAACGTGGCGACCTATCTGGCAGCCGCGCTGCTGATTCTGCCGTTGCGTATGGTCGAAAAACCGCAACCCCGCACGGGCCGGCGCGATCGGCTCAGCGAGTGGCGTCAACTGAAAGCAGGGCTGCGCAGCGCGCCGATGCTGGCGGGCATGCTGATCGTCAGCATGGCGGACACCCTCGGCAGCGCCGCGCATAACGTGGGCTTTCCGGTGTTGTCCGCATTGATTTCGCCCGACAGCGCCAGTAAGACCATGGGGTTGATGCTGGCGCTGTGGGCGGTGGGCAAATTCGCCGGCGCGCGGGTCAGCGGTTTTCTGCTCAGACAAGGGCAGCGCCGGGCGATGGAGCGGGCTTTTTTTATCGGCGTGGCGCTGATGTCTACCGGTTTTATTCTGACCTTCCAGCAAACCGGGCTGACGTGGCTGCTGGTGTTTGTGGTGTGGGCGGGCATTGGCGATGGCGTGGCGGAGGTCAGCCTGATTTCCCGCGCGCAGAGCGAACCGGAATCCCTGCGTCTGCCTATTTTCAGCCTGCTGACGTTGATGCAGATGACCGGGTTCGGCATCGGCATGCTGGTGGTGGCGCCGTTTTATGTGTGGTGGACGCCCGCGGCGGTGATTGTGCTGTTTCACGGTTTGCCGCTGTCCATGCTGCTGGTGGTACAGGGGTGGGCCTACCGTTATGGTCAGCGTACTCAGCTCGCCAAAGGTGATGTCGCGAAGCAGCGCGATGCGTAG